A genome region from Triticum aestivum cultivar Chinese Spring chromosome 2B, IWGSC CS RefSeq v2.1, whole genome shotgun sequence includes the following:
- the LOC123038825 gene encoding uncharacterized protein, with protein sequence MWSGETRPECFRYRVLGLPRGKLDAVSRIRRNAALFLYDFHAKYLYGPYRAKTVRALLAGLDEDDRRVGLRRTPKRVAKAFRDDTRDAEAAVLPPYSRGRCKHLTPASSTSAVQQDVALATHVF encoded by the exons ATGTGGAGCGGTGAGACCAGGCCCGAGTGCTTCAGGTACAGGGTGTTGGGCCTGCCGCGGGGGAAGCTGGATGCCGTCTCCCGGATCAGGCGCAACGCCGCGCTCTTCCTCTACGACTTCcacgccaagtacctctacgggCCCTACCGTGCCAAGACGGTGCGCGCGCTGCTGGCGGGGCTCGACGAGGACGACCGCCGAGTGGGGCTGCGCAGGACGCCCAAGCGCGTCGCCAAGGCCTTCCGCGACGACACCCGAG ATGCAGAGGCCGCTGTTCTTCCTCCGTACAGCCGGGGGCGATGCAAGCACCTGACGCCCGCGTCCTCAACTTCAGCAGTTCAGCAG GATGTTGCGCTCGCTACTCATGTTTTCTGA